In Streptomyces nojiriensis, one genomic interval encodes:
- a CDS encoding substrate-binding and vWA domain-containing protein → MSGAERVRVAGTPQPGRRRAWTGFALALAVLTAATACTSGGAAGPTETAYKEGTLRVLASSELADMEPVLEQARKATGVTVKLTWSGTLDAAEQVASGQADGKYDAIWLSSNDYLRLRPEAAGKLTSETPVMSSPVALGVKPEALARLGWKPGEVTWPAVHEAVAAGKLTYGMTDPVRSNSGFSALVSVASGLSGAQAALSDADVQTATPRLKEFFAGQKLTSGSSGWLVTAYGKRGDVDALVNYESVLLSMNRDAKDAGAPLTVVRPRDGVVTAHYPLTLLTSAPAGARDAGRALTEYLRGPQAQKAITEQTFRRPVAAGVAPAAGLDAEKRRELPFPGSRSVADGLLASYENELRRPSRTVYVLDTSGSMSEEDRIGRLKSALTDLTGSGSSGTGQRFRDREEVTLLPFGSKVKKVNTHVVEPGNPGPALDAIRRDVKSLEPDGGTAVYGSLEAAYQQLGKGGTDAFTSIVLMTDGENTEGVGAKHFDSFYAALPEAQKRTPVFAVLFGDSDRKELTHITELTGGRLFDATGGNGSLAGAFEEIRGYQ, encoded by the coding sequence GTGAGCGGGGCCGAGCGGGTCCGGGTCGCGGGAACCCCGCAGCCGGGGCGTCGGCGGGCCTGGACGGGCTTCGCACTCGCCCTCGCCGTGCTCACCGCGGCGACGGCCTGCACCTCCGGGGGTGCGGCCGGGCCGACGGAAACGGCCTACAAGGAGGGCACGCTGCGGGTGCTGGCCTCCAGTGAGCTCGCGGACATGGAACCGGTGCTGGAGCAGGCCCGGAAGGCGACCGGGGTCACCGTGAAACTCACGTGGTCCGGGACGCTGGACGCCGCCGAGCAGGTCGCCTCCGGGCAGGCCGACGGCAAGTACGACGCGATCTGGCTCTCCTCCAACGACTACCTGCGGCTGCGGCCGGAGGCGGCCGGGAAGCTCACCAGCGAGACCCCGGTGATGTCCTCGCCCGTCGCCCTCGGCGTGAAGCCGGAGGCGCTGGCCCGGCTCGGCTGGAAGCCCGGGGAGGTCACCTGGCCGGCGGTGCACGAGGCCGTCGCCGCCGGGAAGCTGACGTACGGGATGACCGACCCGGTGCGCTCCAACTCCGGTTTCTCCGCGCTGGTCTCGGTGGCCTCGGGGCTGTCGGGCGCGCAGGCGGCGCTGAGCGACGCGGACGTGCAGACGGCCACGCCCCGGCTGAAGGAGTTCTTCGCCGGGCAGAAGCTGACGTCGGGCTCCTCGGGCTGGCTCGTCACCGCGTACGGCAAGCGCGGGGACGTGGACGCGCTGGTGAACTACGAGTCGGTGCTGCTGTCCATGAACCGGGACGCGAAGGACGCCGGGGCTCCGCTGACGGTGGTCCGGCCGCGCGACGGTGTGGTCACGGCCCACTATCCGCTGACGCTGCTGACCTCGGCCCCGGCCGGGGCGCGTGATGCGGGGCGGGCGCTCACGGAGTACCTGCGGGGGCCGCAGGCGCAGAAGGCGATCACCGAGCAGACCTTCCGCCGCCCGGTCGCGGCCGGGGTGGCGCCGGCCGCCGGACTGGACGCCGAGAAGCGGCGCGAGCTGCCCTTCCCGGGGTCGCGGTCGGTCGCCGACGGGCTGCTGGCCTCGTACGAGAACGAGCTGCGCCGGCCCTCGCGGACGGTGTACGTGCTGGACACCTCGGGTTCGATGAGCGAGGAGGACCGGATCGGGCGGCTGAAGTCGGCGCTCACCGATCTGACGGGCAGTGGCAGTTCGGGCACCGGGCAGCGGTTCCGGGACCGCGAGGAGGTGACGCTGCTGCCCTTCGGGTCGAAGGTGAAGAAGGTGAACACGCACGTGGTGGAGCCGGGCAATCCGGGGCCGGCCCTGGACGCGATCCGCCGCGACGTGAAGTCGCTGGAGCCGGACGGGGGGACGGCGGTCTACGGCAGCCTGGAGGCGGCGTACCAGCAGCTGGGCAAGGGCGGTACGGACGCCTTCACCTCGATCGTGCTGATGACGGACGGGGAGAACACGGAGGGCGTCGGGGCCAAGCACTTCGACTCCTTCTACGCGGCGCTGCCCGAGGCACAGAAGCGGACGCCGGTCTTCGCCGTGCTGTTCGGCGACTCGGACCGCAAGGAGCTCACCCACATCACCGAACTGACCGGCGGGCGGCTCTTCGACGCCACCGGCGGGAACGGTTCGCTGGCCGGAGCCTTCGAGGAGATCCGTGGCTACCAGTAG